The following proteins come from a genomic window of Gordonia westfalica:
- a CDS encoding type II toxin-antitoxin system Phd/YefM family antitoxin produces the protein MKSISSSEAKARLNAVLAEVERTGQPVTITNHGRPVAVLAPATPRARRFGQFPGMTIPDNFDDPLPDDELEAWEPKP, from the coding sequence ATGAAGTCCATCAGCAGCAGCGAAGCCAAAGCCCGGCTGAACGCCGTCTTGGCCGAGGTCGAACGGACGGGACAGCCGGTCACCATCACGAACCATGGTCGACCTGTGGCAGTGCTCGCCCCCGCCACGCCGCGGGCGCGCCGGTTCGGACAGTTCCCTGGCATGACGATTCCCGACAATTTCGATGATCCGCTGCCTGACGACGAGCTCGAGGCCTGGGAACCGAAGCCGTGA
- a CDS encoding cold-shock protein, producing MAQGTVKWFNGEKGFGFIAPDDQGADVFVHYSSITGSGFRNLEENQRVEFDVEQGAKGPQATNVSAL from the coding sequence ATGGCACAGGGAACCGTCAAGTGGTTCAACGGCGAAAAGGGCTTCGGCTTCATCGCACCCGACGACCAGGGCGCAGATGTCTTCGTCCACTACTCTTCGATCACCGGTAGCGGCTTCCGCAACCTCGAAGAGAACCAGCGCGTCGAATTCGACGTCGAGCAGGGAGCCAAGGGCCCCCAGGCAACCAACGTCAGCGCGCTCTAA
- a CDS encoding HAD-IB family hydrolase → MSAFTDRMRAIRSAPTGKKVAALFDYDGTLIEGFSAAAIMRARVRSMEFGLGELADFLLIGLRGVVSEQDYAEVLAATRPTFAGKTYAELIAFGEHLFKYETAAKLRPQMWQILRAHREMGHTIVIASSATRFQIEPIAREIGADFALATDVEVVDGVVTGNIKGRPLWGPGKAAAVRELARANDIDLDASFAYSDGNEDIPYLESVGNPAAISPRRILRAEAESRGWPIIDLKNPTYNRLGMLARTGAFYASFIGSAAVGAAAGVVRRDPHAVVEALPTGNDVGLSLAGVHVQVLDGGEYLFSDRPCVFLFNHQSKLDLPVMINLVRSDATGVAKKEVQRVPVLGEILRQAGLVFIDRTDRSKAIEQLAPAVKALRDDGMSLVVAPEGTRSPTPRIGKFKKGPFHIAMQAGVPIVQVVLRNTGELMWRGSQLIRPGTVEVMVLPPVDTSEWTADEIGTRAEEVRQMYVTALADWPLESFVDDSVESLRGKPEEETR, encoded by the coding sequence GTGAGCGCCTTCACCGACCGGATGCGGGCCATCCGCTCCGCGCCGACGGGGAAGAAGGTGGCCGCGCTCTTCGACTACGACGGCACCCTGATCGAGGGGTTCTCCGCCGCCGCCATCATGCGGGCGCGCGTGCGCAGCATGGAGTTCGGGCTCGGCGAGCTCGCCGACTTCCTCCTGATCGGACTGCGCGGGGTCGTGTCCGAGCAGGACTATGCCGAGGTTCTCGCGGCCACGCGGCCCACCTTCGCGGGTAAGACGTATGCGGAGCTGATCGCCTTCGGCGAGCATCTGTTCAAGTACGAGACCGCGGCCAAACTGCGTCCCCAGATGTGGCAGATCCTGCGTGCCCATCGCGAGATGGGGCACACCATCGTGATCGCATCATCGGCCACGCGATTCCAGATCGAGCCGATCGCTCGGGAGATCGGGGCGGACTTCGCGCTCGCCACCGACGTGGAGGTCGTCGACGGCGTGGTGACCGGAAACATCAAGGGGCGTCCACTCTGGGGACCGGGCAAGGCAGCTGCGGTCCGGGAGTTGGCTCGTGCGAACGACATCGATCTCGATGCGTCGTTCGCCTACAGCGACGGGAACGAGGACATCCCCTACCTGGAATCGGTGGGTAACCCGGCAGCGATCTCGCCGCGTCGAATCCTGCGCGCGGAGGCGGAGTCTCGCGGTTGGCCGATCATCGATCTCAAGAACCCCACCTACAACCGCTTGGGGATGCTGGCCCGGACCGGCGCCTTCTACGCGTCGTTCATCGGCTCGGCCGCAGTCGGCGCGGCCGCGGGGGTCGTGCGCCGCGATCCGCACGCCGTCGTCGAAGCGCTCCCCACCGGCAATGACGTCGGACTGTCGTTGGCCGGCGTCCATGTCCAGGTGCTCGACGGCGGCGAGTACCTCTTCTCGGACCGGCCGTGTGTGTTCCTGTTCAACCATCAGTCGAAGCTCGACCTGCCGGTCATGATCAACCTCGTCCGCTCGGATGCGACCGGGGTGGCCAAGAAGGAGGTGCAGCGCGTGCCGGTTCTCGGCGAGATCCTGCGCCAGGCAGGGCTCGTCTTCATCGATCGGACCGACCGGAGCAAGGCGATCGAACAACTGGCACCGGCGGTGAAGGCCCTTCGCGACGACGGCATGTCCCTCGTCGTGGCGCCGGAGGGCACACGATCGCCGACGCCGCGGATCGGGAAATTCAAGAAGGGACCGTTCCACATCGCCATGCAGGCCGGGGTCCCGATCGTCCAGGTTGTGCTCCGCAATACCGGCGAATTGATGTGGCGTGGTTCCCAACTCATCAGGCCGGGTACGGTCGAGGTGATGGTCCTGCCACCCGTCGACACCAGCGAGTGGACCGCCGACGAGATCGGCACCCGCGCCGAGGAGGTGCGGCAGATGTATGTCACGGCGTTGGCCGACTGGCCGCTGGAGTCGTTCGTCGACGACTCGGTGGAGTCGCTGCGTGGAAAACCGGAGGAAGAGACCCGATGA
- a CDS encoding type II toxin-antitoxin system VapC family toxin has translation MTDILLDTNALLWLVTDPDRLAPSALDILGDPANNLYVSAASAWEIAIKTRLGRLDAGPLLSSWSETIAAMAAMDLPIDAIDGAHAGQLVWDHRDPFDRMIVAQATRRGLTIATSDKAIHRGTLVPVIDTRR, from the coding sequence GTGACCGACATCCTGCTCGACACCAACGCTCTCCTCTGGCTCGTGACCGACCCAGACCGCCTCGCTCCGTCAGCTCTGGACATCCTCGGCGATCCCGCCAACAACCTCTACGTCTCGGCAGCGTCGGCCTGGGAAATCGCGATCAAGACCAGGCTGGGCCGCCTGGATGCAGGCCCCCTCTTGTCCTCGTGGAGCGAAACCATTGCGGCGATGGCAGCAATGGATCTACCCATCGACGCGATCGATGGAGCACATGCCGGACAACTCGTGTGGGACCATCGCGACCCGTTCGACCGCATGATCGTCGCTCAGGCCACTCGCCGTGGGCTGACCATCGCCACCAGCGACAAGGCCATCCACCGGGGAACACTGGTCCCCGTCATCGACACCCGCCGGTGA
- a CDS encoding NAD-dependent succinate-semialdehyde dehydrogenase: MTDLRVPALTLRSELWIGGRNVPSSDGGLFPVYDPADGTLLAEVADATPDDGRRALDAAAAAQPGWAATSSRTRAEILRRAWELIQERRNEVAAVITAEMGKPLSESLGEVTYGGEFLRWFAEEAVRINGRYTTSPSGAGQILVTKEPVGPTLAITPWNFPLAMGTRKIAPALAAGCTMIVKPAPETPLTMLLLAEIFTEAGLPAGVLSVLPTSDAAALTGPLLDDPRLAKITFTGSTGTGKLLLRAAADNVLRSSMELGGNAPLIVFDDADISAAVDGALAAKMRNGGQACVAANRIYVDNKVREQFTAELTDRMRDLTVGCGSAEGTDVGPLINERQRGVVAELVDDAVAKGARLLLGGRSVDGPGFFYEPTVLADIPADARLVTEEVFGPVAAIIGFDDEDEAVAAANATRYGLAAYVFTEGLDRAMRVSRAIQAGMVGVNRGIMSDVAAPFGGYKESGLGRESGSEGIEEYLETKYIALR, encoded by the coding sequence ATGACCGACCTTCGTGTCCCCGCACTGACACTGCGATCCGAGCTCTGGATCGGCGGCCGTAATGTGCCGTCCTCGGACGGCGGCCTGTTCCCCGTCTACGACCCGGCCGACGGGACGCTGCTCGCCGAGGTCGCCGACGCGACCCCAGACGACGGCCGACGCGCGCTCGACGCGGCGGCCGCCGCACAACCCGGGTGGGCGGCGACCTCTTCGCGCACACGCGCCGAGATCCTCCGTCGGGCCTGGGAATTGATCCAGGAGCGTCGGAACGAGGTCGCCGCGGTCATCACCGCCGAGATGGGCAAACCGCTGTCCGAGTCGCTGGGCGAGGTGACCTACGGCGGCGAGTTCCTGCGGTGGTTCGCGGAAGAGGCGGTGCGGATCAACGGGCGGTACACCACGTCCCCGTCGGGCGCGGGACAGATACTCGTCACCAAGGAACCCGTCGGGCCGACTCTGGCGATCACGCCGTGGAACTTCCCGCTGGCCATGGGAACACGAAAGATCGCCCCCGCCTTGGCCGCGGGGTGCACGATGATCGTCAAGCCGGCGCCGGAGACGCCGCTGACGATGCTCCTGCTCGCCGAGATCTTCACGGAGGCCGGCCTTCCCGCGGGTGTGCTGTCGGTCCTGCCGACCTCGGACGCGGCCGCGCTCACCGGCCCACTGCTCGACGACCCACGACTGGCGAAGATCACCTTCACCGGGTCCACCGGCACCGGGAAGCTGTTGCTGCGAGCAGCCGCCGACAACGTGTTGCGGTCGTCGATGGAACTGGGTGGCAACGCCCCGCTCATCGTCTTCGACGACGCGGACATCTCCGCCGCCGTCGACGGGGCGCTGGCCGCGAAGATGCGCAACGGCGGCCAAGCCTGTGTCGCGGCCAACCGGATCTACGTCGACAACAAGGTGCGCGAGCAGTTCACCGCCGAACTCACCGACCGCATGCGAGATCTCACCGTCGGATGTGGATCGGCCGAGGGAACCGACGTCGGGCCACTGATCAACGAGCGCCAGCGCGGTGTGGTTGCCGAGCTGGTCGACGACGCCGTCGCCAAGGGAGCGCGACTGCTCCTCGGAGGCAGGTCCGTCGACGGTCCGGGCTTCTTCTACGAGCCGACGGTGCTGGCCGACATCCCCGCCGATGCGCGTCTCGTGACCGAGGAGGTCTTCGGCCCGGTGGCGGCGATCATCGGATTCGACGACGAGGACGAGGCCGTCGCCGCGGCGAACGCCACCCGGTATGGGCTGGCGGCCTACGTCTTCACCGAAGGACTCGACCGCGCGATGCGGGTGTCGCGCGCCATCCAGGCCGGAATGGTAGGGGTCAATCGCGGGATCATGTCCGACGTCGCCGCCCCGTTCGGTGGGTACAAGGAATCCGGACTCGGAAGGGAAAGCGGCAGTGAAGGAATCGAGGAATACCTTGAAACCAAGTACATCGCTCTGCGTTGA
- a CDS encoding trypsin-like serine protease, translated as MGIRFRVLMTLGVSTALLAAPAVVADAAVITVRSGMAISIDDTVVTSNSCTLGAVISRKKALTAGHCGDVGRPVFDQKGNRIGTITANRVARQLDIAVISLAPRASVRVDRVDWDARFHRGQLVWKSGITTGYGTGRVTDPAEVLRTSHGFSVAPPFLTSHDSYSILTSLRSESGDSGAGVQNSRGLVVGILSSATIEGTVVVPVSRLPRTLR; from the coding sequence ATGGGGATTCGGTTTCGTGTGCTGATGACGCTGGGAGTGTCGACGGCATTGCTCGCAGCACCCGCCGTCGTGGCGGACGCCGCGGTGATCACGGTTCGGTCGGGAATGGCGATCAGCATCGACGACACCGTCGTCACGTCGAACAGCTGCACACTCGGTGCGGTCATCTCTCGCAAGAAGGCGCTGACCGCCGGACATTGCGGGGACGTGGGTCGGCCGGTATTCGACCAGAAGGGCAACCGGATCGGGACTATCACCGCCAACCGCGTCGCGAGGCAACTCGACATCGCGGTGATCAGCCTCGCTCCACGCGCATCGGTCCGTGTCGACCGAGTGGATTGGGATGCGAGGTTCCACCGCGGCCAGCTGGTCTGGAAGTCGGGGATCACCACGGGCTACGGAACGGGAAGGGTCACCGATCCCGCCGAGGTGCTACGCACTTCGCACGGATTCTCGGTCGCGCCGCCGTTTCTCACGAGTCACGACTCGTATTCGATTCTGACGAGCCTTCGTTCGGAGTCGGGCGACAGTGGTGCGGGGGTTCAGAACAGTCGGGGACTCGTCGTCGGCATCCTGTCGTCGGCAACCATCGAGGGGACCGTCGTCGTCCCGGTGTCCCGGCTGCCGCGCACTCTCCGGTAG
- a CDS encoding DoxX family protein — MSVIDAVPSPPVCVTEPSASPRTWSPVRKAAFRFTFTYTSLFCLTFAQITFVFLGPAGSLLPESAMLWQMKALAPVMEWLGRNIFGVDAVLNATSGSGDQAAIWIYLFLIGVVAVLVTALWSILDRQRPDYARLWSWTMLLLRLALGGQMLFYGFAKLIPSQMGPPPLAALLEPFGDFSPASVLWLQVGSSPVYEVLLGSVEVVGGLLLFWTRTATLGALVSFVAMVQVFILNMTFDVPVKILSFHLVAFSLILLTPQMRNLMELFVFGRAAKPLTPPALFTRDTLNRWAVGVQVALGIWVAIGAAQISWAGYQEYGAGAPKPELYGIWSVQDFRVDGNPVRPLTTDETRWQRVIFDIGGSTTVQMMNGALVPVTAEIDDETVQIQQPLASLAIDRPDDDTLVLTGDLEGNPTTIVAHRMDHDALTLRSRGFNWVQDEPYFR; from the coding sequence ATGAGTGTGATCGATGCGGTCCCGAGCCCGCCAGTCTGCGTCACTGAACCCTCGGCGTCGCCCCGAACATGGAGTCCGGTGAGGAAGGCGGCGTTCCGGTTCACCTTCACCTACACCTCGTTGTTCTGCCTGACCTTCGCGCAGATCACTTTCGTGTTCCTCGGACCGGCGGGAAGCCTGCTTCCGGAGAGCGCAATGCTGTGGCAGATGAAAGCGCTGGCGCCGGTGATGGAGTGGCTGGGCCGCAACATCTTCGGCGTCGACGCGGTCCTCAACGCGACTTCCGGGAGCGGGGACCAAGCGGCGATCTGGATCTACCTGTTTCTGATCGGCGTCGTCGCTGTTCTCGTGACCGCCCTCTGGTCGATTCTGGACCGTCAACGTCCCGACTACGCGCGGCTGTGGTCGTGGACGATGCTGCTCCTGCGGCTCGCTCTCGGCGGACAGATGCTTTTCTACGGATTCGCGAAGCTGATCCCGTCGCAGATGGGTCCGCCACCGCTCGCGGCGCTGCTCGAGCCGTTCGGGGACTTCAGCCCGGCGTCGGTGCTGTGGCTGCAGGTCGGTAGCTCTCCGGTCTACGAGGTGCTGCTCGGCAGCGTCGAGGTGGTCGGCGGTCTGCTCCTGTTCTGGACGCGCACAGCCACATTGGGGGCGTTGGTCAGCTTTGTCGCGATGGTCCAGGTGTTCATCCTGAACATGACCTTCGACGTGCCGGTCAAGATCCTGTCGTTCCACCTGGTGGCCTTCTCGCTCATACTGCTGACGCCGCAGATGCGGAACCTGATGGAGCTGTTCGTCTTCGGACGAGCAGCGAAACCACTGACACCGCCCGCACTGTTCACACGTGACACGCTCAACCGGTGGGCGGTGGGAGTGCAGGTGGCACTCGGCATCTGGGTTGCGATCGGCGCGGCACAGATAAGTTGGGCCGGCTACCAGGAGTACGGCGCCGGTGCGCCGAAGCCGGAGCTGTACGGCATCTGGTCGGTCCAGGACTTCCGCGTGGACGGGAACCCGGTTCGCCCGCTGACCACCGACGAGACGCGCTGGCAACGAGTCATTTTCGACATCGGTGGCTCGACGACTGTGCAGATGATGAACGGCGCCCTGGTGCCAGTAACGGCCGAGATCGACGACGAGACCGTGCAGATACAACAACCGCTCGCGTCGCTGGCCATCGACCGCCCCGACGACGACACCCTGGTCCTGACCGGCGACCTCGAGGGGAACCCGACGACGATCGTCGCGCACCGGATGGACCACGACGCGTTGACATTACGAAGCCGGGGGTTCAACTGGGTGCAGGACGAGCCGTACTTCCGGTGA
- a CDS encoding wax ester/triacylglycerol synthase domain-containing protein — MSDDPDLTEGTDRPLDWASDPHMSSVDTIMWRGDTDRRMRGTICMLEIYDCDPDWDRLVAAHEWASRMAPRFRQRVVDSPFGTGTPSWAVDPDFDLHYHLRRISLGGDGSMRELLTTCEQLAMTALDAARPPWEGYLIEGLPDGRAAYFLKAHHALTDGLGAILGLAQLHSPTREHNPKKPQPPNPDPVNITPIDLLQRQIAEEVRRVPHRIDTAFRGVRALVNPRQALSTALRYGRSVPRVAGLVSPPGSPLLAHRSLSWRFSAFEVPFTGLKAAATAAKSSVNDVYLAGLIGGFRIYHEKMGTPVETMPVAIPISVRRPEDPAGGNRIAVGRLAGPVGIADPFERVLTIREQVRQARHEPAVDIFNTLGSVMAWLPGTVLMRFSGTTSQNDLQASNVPGIPWDTYVAGAKVERMFPFGPLPGCAMMATMITHNGTACLGINSDGAAVTDQELFADCLVAGFGEVLALVADADMTPGELKRVV, encoded by the coding sequence ATGAGCGACGACCCCGATCTGACAGAGGGCACGGACCGGCCACTCGACTGGGCGAGCGACCCGCACATGAGTTCGGTGGACACCATCATGTGGCGCGGCGACACCGACCGCCGCATGCGCGGCACCATCTGCATGCTGGAGATCTACGACTGCGACCCGGACTGGGACCGCTTGGTGGCCGCACACGAGTGGGCCAGCCGCATGGCGCCGCGATTCCGGCAGCGCGTCGTCGACTCCCCCTTCGGCACCGGGACACCCAGTTGGGCTGTCGATCCCGACTTCGACCTGCATTACCACCTGCGGCGAATCAGCCTGGGGGGCGACGGCAGCATGCGAGAGCTGCTCACCACCTGCGAGCAACTCGCGATGACCGCGCTCGACGCCGCGCGCCCGCCGTGGGAGGGCTACCTGATCGAAGGGCTGCCCGATGGCCGGGCCGCATATTTTCTGAAGGCGCATCACGCGCTCACCGATGGGCTCGGTGCGATCCTCGGCTTGGCGCAGTTGCATTCGCCGACAAGGGAACACAACCCGAAGAAGCCGCAGCCTCCGAACCCCGACCCGGTGAACATCACGCCGATCGATCTGCTGCAACGGCAGATCGCCGAGGAGGTCCGCCGGGTTCCGCACCGCATCGACACCGCATTCCGCGGCGTGCGCGCACTGGTGAATCCGCGGCAGGCGTTGAGTACCGCTCTGCGCTATGGCCGTTCGGTGCCGAGAGTCGCGGGACTCGTGAGTCCTCCGGGTTCGCCGTTGCTGGCTCACCGCAGTCTGTCGTGGCGGTTCAGTGCGTTCGAGGTTCCGTTCACCGGCCTCAAAGCGGCAGCGACGGCGGCGAAGTCGTCGGTCAACGATGTCTACCTGGCCGGACTCATCGGCGGGTTCCGGATCTACCACGAGAAGATGGGCACTCCGGTGGAGACGATGCCCGTCGCGATCCCCATCTCGGTACGACGGCCCGAGGATCCCGCCGGCGGAAACCGGATCGCGGTGGGTCGACTCGCGGGCCCGGTCGGTATCGCCGATCCCTTCGAACGCGTCCTCACCATCCGCGAACAGGTACGTCAGGCCAGGCACGAGCCGGCGGTCGACATCTTCAACACTCTCGGATCGGTGATGGCCTGGCTGCCCGGCACGGTCCTCATGCGCTTCAGCGGCACCACGAGCCAGAACGACCTCCAGGCCAGCAACGTCCCCGGAATCCCCTGGGACACCTACGTCGCCGGCGCCAAGGTGGAGCGCATGTTCCCGTTCGGCCCGCTCCCCGGTTGCGCGATGATGGCCACGATGATCACCCACAACGGAACTGCTTGTCTCGGAATCAATTCCGACGGTGCCGCCGTCACCGATCAGGAGTTGTTCGCCGACTGCCTGGTTGCCGGATTCGGGGAGGTGCTCGCGTTGGTCGCGGACGCCGACATGACGCCCGGGGAACTCAAGCGGGTGGTGTGA
- a CDS encoding MFS transporter, with protein MTEPSRSTQAMVIWLVGLTVYFVAVLQRSSLAVAGLLAAERFDITASQLSTFVVLQLLVYALMQVPVGLLVDRFGSRRVLLTGTLILTLAQVSFAFADNYPWALSSRLFVGIGDAMTFVCVLRLVTSWFPARRIPLMTQLTGVLGQLGAVAAAIPMTWALSTLGWTRAYIATAGLGAVLLVATLLVVRDSPTARSVSGPVLGVAGIRQSLSASWEHPGTRLGFWMHFSTPFSTNVLGLLWGYPFFVEGQGMSAGSAGVLLTIMVFAIMGFGPVFAWLITRWPWHRSTLVLLVIASIAAAWAVVLVWPGEAPFWLLIVLVVICGMGGPASMVGFDLGRTSNPASRTGTATGLINQAGFFATLVTAGLIGLILDWRTADGVVGYPAEAFTWAMSAQFLLWGLGATQIWRYRRKGRARLLHDDPEQWSRQSGRPVPDAP; from the coding sequence ATGACCGAGCCCTCGCGCTCGACCCAGGCGATGGTCATCTGGCTGGTGGGTCTCACGGTCTACTTCGTCGCGGTTCTGCAGCGTTCGTCGCTGGCCGTGGCCGGTTTGCTGGCGGCGGAACGTTTCGACATCACCGCGTCGCAGCTGTCGACCTTCGTCGTGCTGCAGCTGCTGGTCTATGCGTTGATGCAGGTGCCCGTCGGGCTCCTGGTCGATCGGTTCGGTTCGCGTCGCGTATTGCTCACCGGGACGCTGATCCTCACGCTGGCGCAGGTCAGCTTCGCCTTCGCCGACAACTATCCGTGGGCGCTGTCATCCCGGCTGTTCGTCGGCATCGGCGACGCGATGACCTTCGTGTGCGTGCTACGGCTGGTAACCAGTTGGTTCCCGGCCCGACGAATCCCGTTGATGACACAGCTGACCGGAGTGCTGGGTCAGCTGGGCGCCGTCGCGGCGGCGATCCCGATGACGTGGGCGCTGTCGACCCTGGGGTGGACCCGCGCGTACATCGCGACCGCGGGGCTCGGGGCCGTCCTGCTGGTGGCCACCCTGCTGGTTGTTCGCGACTCTCCGACGGCGCGCTCGGTGTCGGGCCCGGTCCTCGGTGTGGCCGGTATCCGGCAGAGCTTGAGCGCGTCGTGGGAGCATCCCGGCACCCGCCTGGGTTTCTGGATGCATTTCTCCACCCCCTTCAGCACGAACGTCCTCGGGCTCCTGTGGGGCTACCCGTTCTTCGTCGAGGGCCAGGGCATGAGCGCGGGCTCTGCGGGTGTGCTGCTCACGATCATGGTGTTCGCGATCATGGGATTCGGCCCGGTGTTCGCGTGGCTGATCACCCGGTGGCCGTGGCATCGGTCCACGCTGGTCCTGCTGGTGATCGCGAGCATCGCGGCTGCGTGGGCCGTGGTGCTGGTGTGGCCGGGGGAGGCTCCGTTCTGGCTGCTCATCGTGCTGGTCGTGATCTGCGGGATGGGCGGCCCGGCGTCGATGGTCGGTTTCGATCTCGGCCGCACATCCAACCCGGCGTCTCGCACCGGTACCGCCACCGGGCTCATCAATCAGGCCGGCTTCTTCGCAACCCTCGTCACCGCAGGCCTGATCGGCCTCATCCTCGACTGGCGCACCGCGGATGGTGTCGTGGGCTATCCCGCAGAGGCATTCACGTGGGCGATGTCGGCACAGTTCCTGCTGTGGGGACTGGGTGCGACGCAGATCTGGCGCTACCGCCGCAAGGGACGCGCGCGGTTGCTGCACGACGACCCGGAGCAATGGTCGCGTCAGTCTGGTCGCCCCGTCCCGGACGCGCCATGA
- a CDS encoding 3,4-dihydroxy-2-butanone-4-phosphate synthase, with amino-acid sequence MKPSTSLCVDPDASADAADLDAAEPGGAVAPRPAAVPEAAVLTDPDGAILVFPAATATPAAVHFLITHSSGLVHAAMPSGLLDALRIPDQPVLPSEDSGTSFTVAVDAAIGIGTGISAIDRAHTLRVLADPRSAPDDLVRPGHVLPIRCAAEAYTGLRCWERAVAFVSSAGHPPVAVAARLVDEAGEPLDAASAVSFALWHGLALDPIGLPI; translated from the coding sequence TTGAAACCAAGTACATCGCTCTGCGTTGACCCGGATGCGTCTGCCGACGCGGCTGACCTCGACGCGGCCGAGCCCGGCGGGGCCGTGGCCCCCCGCCCGGCCGCGGTGCCCGAGGCCGCGGTCCTGACCGACCCCGATGGCGCGATCCTGGTGTTCCCGGCCGCGACTGCGACGCCGGCCGCCGTGCACTTCCTGATCACGCACTCCTCCGGCCTCGTACACGCGGCGATGCCGTCCGGACTGCTCGATGCGCTGCGCATCCCGGACCAGCCGGTGCTGCCGTCGGAGGACTCCGGCACGTCGTTCACCGTCGCGGTCGACGCGGCGATCGGGATCGGTACCGGCATCTCGGCGATCGACCGCGCCCACACCTTGCGCGTGCTGGCCGATCCGCGCAGCGCCCCGGACGACCTGGTCCGTCCCGGGCACGTGCTGCCGATCAGGTGTGCCGCCGAGGCCTACACGGGGCTGCGCTGTTGGGAGCGCGCGGTCGCCTTCGTCTCGAGCGCCGGACACCCACCGGTCGCGGTGGCGGCGCGGCTCGTCGACGAGGCGGGAGAGCCGCTCGACGCGGCGTCGGCGGTGTCGTTCGCCCTCTGGCACGGACTGGCGCTCGATCCGATCGGGCTCCCGATCTGA